The genomic stretch ATTCCCTCACTTTTTAGTGCTCTTCTGAACAAACATGCTAACCTACTATAACAGATATGCCATAGCAGGACAAGTATACGCAGATCATAATAATTTTCCTGTTTCGTTCGCAATACACTGTAAAAATTCCTGCAATTTCAATTCGGGAGGTGAACGCACTTGGTCCCTGTCAAAAAGTTGCTCGAAGAACACTGGCAACTCGCTGTCGAAAAGGTGACAGCAGTCGGCCCGGTCTGGCGCGTGCAAACGGTTCAGGGCGATTTTTGCTTCAAGCGCGGCAAGCACAGCCTCGCCAGACTTTTCTTCGACTTCCATGCGATCGAATATTTGTGGAAGCAAGGATTTACCAGCACACCCCGCCTGATTTCCACCGTCTACGGCAACCCGATCATCCAAACGGACGACGGGCCCTTCTTCTTGACGCAATGGGTCGGGCGTCCGCTGCGCTCCACGTCCAAAGCAGAATGGATGCAGGCGGCGCAAACGCTGGGTGAATTCCATCAAGCATCCAAAGGTATCACCTTCCCGCCTGCGATCAAACGATTCACATTTGACGGCAAGTGGACGTTGCGCTTTCAAGAGCGCACCGAGGAGTTGCAGCAGTGTTTTGCTGCCTATCACAAGCCCCGCAATGAATTTGAAAACAAAGTCCACCAGGATGCGTCCGAACTGATGACGATCGCCACTCAGGCCAGCTCCGCATTTGCTGACTCCGACTATGAGCGGCTGGTCGCA from Tumebacillus algifaecis encodes the following:
- a CDS encoding CotS family spore coat protein — encoded protein: MVPVKKLLEEHWQLAVEKVTAVGPVWRVQTVQGDFCFKRGKHSLARLFFDFHAIEYLWKQGFTSTPRLISTVYGNPIIQTDDGPFFLTQWVGRPLRSTSKAEWMQAAQTLGEFHQASKGITFPPAIKRFTFDGKWTLRFQERTEELQQCFAAYHKPRNEFENKVHQDASELMTIATQASSAFADSDYERLVAELAHSPSLVHSNVKAENFSVAQSGAVSLIDFDSFRIDLPVQDLANLFQDLLPALNWSPDDALDIFAAYQQARPVDPVEIPVLLAYLAYPHRVYKEIRKYSTQPDRPLQKCLRKWQPALDEMYQSHEFLKKWAIPLKRCVQ